A single Denticeps clupeoides chromosome 7, fDenClu1.1, whole genome shotgun sequence DNA region contains:
- the LOC114793873 gene encoding mitogen-activated protein kinase kinase kinase kinase 5-like: MDVVPETPLPAAFGGFSFLKHIGRGSYGDVFEARNITTGAYSAVKVQNIESQDDFTLVQQEVDILKECDHKNIVAVHTSTLREEKLYIAMEFCAGGSLQDIYEETGPLSEQEIAFVCRETLQALQYLHRSNIIHRDIKGGNILLTEKGDVKITDFGLAAKVSNSTERQKSVVGTTHWIAPEVYAAEHNGGYDHLCDIWSLGITAVELGEPEHPLFYLGSMNFPACLSDSSFLPLELKETGKWSDDYQCFVKLSLTENPVERPDSETLLLHAFVTQDGLTQSLMMELLQNKKKLKEQAVFSDSIQLSSAQLHEEDDLGWEEPPRSPQPNLWTFPAAPEPHDPAVIEDLGWEESTEFSCSPQDSLDCADTYELQDLNEDDHLQWLEDPQLHLPSMEPSGGPEEPSPDHPAASVYTERPRPPKRLLQRLRRGVTRFFKCLRRTLCCTCSASP; this comes from the exons ATGGACGTGGTTCCAGAGACTCCACTTCCAGCTGCTTTTGGAGGATTCAGTTTCCTGAAGCACATTGGAAGAGGCTCATATGGAGATGTTTTTGAG gcCAGAAACATCACTACTGGGGCATATTCTGCAGTGAAGGTGCAGAATATCGAGTCGCAGGATGACTTCACCCTTGTTCAGCAGGAAGTGGATATCTTGAAAGAGTGTGACCACAAGAACATTGTGGCAGTTCACACCAGCACCCTGAG AGAGGAAAAGCTGTACATAGCAATGGAGTTCTGTGCAGGAGGTTCACTTCAGGATATCTATGAAG aGACTGGACCCCTGTCAGAGCAGGAGATTGCTTTTGTGTGCAGAGAGACCCTCCAG GCACTGCAGTATCTCCACAGGTCCAACATCAtccacagggacatcaaaggTGGAAATATTCTGCTGACAGAAAAGGGCGACGTGAAAATCA CTGACTTTGGACTCGCTGCTAAAGTCTCCAACTCCACTGAGAGACAGAAGTCAGTGGTTGGGACGACACATTG gaTTGCTCCAGAGGTCTATGCTGCAGAACACAATGGTGGTTATGACCATTTGTGTGACATCTGGTCTCTGGGCATCACCGCTGTGGAGCTGGGAGAACCGGAGCACCCACTTTTTTATTTGGGTTCTATGAA tttcccAGCATGTCTGTCCGACAGCAGCTTCCTGCCTCTGGAGCTGAAGGAGACGGGGAAATG GTCTGACGATTACCAATGTTTCGTCAAGCTCTCCCTGACCGAGAACCCAGTGGAAAGGCCAGATTCAGAGACTCTGCTGTTg CATGCCTTTGTAACTCAGGACGGCTTGACACAGAGTCTCATGatggagctgctgcagaacaAGAAGAAGCTGAAAGAACAGGCGGTCTTCTCAGACTCCATCCAGCTGTCATCTGCACAGCTCCATGAGGAGGATGATCTGGGATGGGAGGAGCCACCCAGATCTCCACAGCCCAACCTCTGGACCTTTCCAGCCGCTCCTGAGCCTCATGACCCTGCGGTGATTGAAGATCTAGGATGGGAAGAATCTACAGAGTTTTCCTGTTCTCCTCAAGACAGTCTGGATTGTGCAGATACTTATGAGCTGCAGGACTTGAATGAGGATGATCACCTGCAGTGGCTTGAGGATCCTCAGCTTCACCTACCATCAATGGAGCCATCTGGTGGTCCGGAGGAACCATCTCCAGATCATCCAGCAGCTTCTGTTTATACAGAGCGCCCCCGACCTCCAAAACGTCTTCTGCAGCGTCTGCGCCGGGGAGTGACCCGCTTCTTCAAATGCCTGCGAAGAACCCTGTGCTGCACTTGCTCTGCATCTCCATAG